The Glycine max cultivar Williams 82 chromosome 3, Glycine_max_v4.0, whole genome shotgun sequence sequence CACTTTTTGTCTATTTCTTTGTCCTTGCTTAATAGCCCATTTATTTTTCAGTGTAACTTAAGGGAGACGTTTGAGCTAGTTCATTCAACCAACCCCTTTATTTTtaccaataaaaacaaaaaagccaAGAGATGGAGAAAAGAAGAtcacaataaaataaactatcaattatgattttttcttacatcctttttcttccattttatattaactttttatttcaattgttTCCCATCACATCCCGTATTGAATTTCTTACTTTCTCTATCTTCATATCCTTATCGTTACCGCACCTATTTCACGTCCCTTTGCAGGGGGAGAGAAAATCATTATTTACAAGTTGTTATATTGCATTTGGGATGGGGCATACTACAAATTCTAAAATGAACGCCATATTTTGGCAGATATTTTGTACATCTTCTAATTGGTTTGTCAACCTTCCAAATATACTTTGTTGCTTTTTTCTAAAGTTGTTGTTCATAGATCAGAGGAGGGTCATGCTGATTTACTGTGTCCTTAGCttcatatttttccttttacattTGTCTGAATACCAAATgtatattatgataattttaaaagagatCGACCATTGGTGTGCCATTCTAAATCaagtacacaaaaaaaaatcattttgattgcatttctatttttatttatttaaatgatacTCCAAGTGGACAATAAAGACAACTAATAGGACAACAAATTTTGTTATATCAACTTAACatattacttttatattatgaaCAAAAATTACTGAACATATTTTTATGAGCCTAAAGAATCAATACAAAACTACAAATCATTGGAATATACACATGTTAGTAAATCATTGGCCTTTGATCTTTCTCCAAGTTGAAACTCTTACTAGAGGGGTTCCTTTCCATTCCAAAGTCAATTGATTGTCATTCTGTCCTTCAATCCTGGCTTGATATGAACCTTGTTCACTTCCACTCAACATCTCTCCGACTTCCATTAAAATTGCATTGCTCAATCTCAAACCCTCTAAGCCAATATCTGCCTGAAAATAGGACTCCGACTCCTCTTTGATCTCTTCCCACTTTTGCAACCAAGCAAGGGAAGAGATATTTGGTGCCACAAATAGGCACTCCATGGCACTTCTTGCATCTGTGAAATGGTTTGGGAAATGTGATTCAATTGACTCCAACAAGGCCTTGTAATGCAACAAATGCCTCTCAAAGAATGACACGAATTCCAAGTCATTTTCCAACTTCTCACAAACTCTTGCATCTCCAAAAGTGACAATTCCCCTGCTTCCACAACTCTTGATCAAATTTAGAAACTCCGTGGCATGCCTTCTACTACTCCCTCTCCCCATGTGAGGAAGACCCACCATGCAATTGAAGGCATAAAAATCTCTCTTTCCACTTCCAACacttttgttaattttcttaAGCTCACTAACCACTTCCTCCATTTCCTTCTCCTCCACCATCAACTTCAAATCACGAGATCTAGCATGCTCATGAAGCACCCTTTTAATTTCCTCAAATTTCCATGGAGAGGAAACAACCTCGGAACCTTCCTCTCCCCGTTTGATTGCTGTCAACTTCAATGTTTTGCGAAGGGTTGCAATGGACTCAATCAATGGAGGCCATTGAGACCCTTCTCCCATGTCAAAATCCACTATGTGTATGACTTCAGAATCATGGGGCAAGGCCTCAAGAATTGCCAAATTAGCCACAAAGTGAGCAACTTTTCCATGTGGGAGGCCTTGGTAGAAGGCCTTAAACGCTGCCTCAAAGTTCTTGGAAGCCTCttgtttgagataaaaatcatCTTGTCTTGTTTCCATGTCTTGGCACAAATAGAAAGCAACACGCTCAAGAGGTTCATAAAGTGGACTAACTTTCTGCCTCATGCATCTCAAGATCACTTCTTTTAGTGCTTTCTTCCCTTGATATATGGCTTCTCCAAGGGCCTCCAACATGTGTGGAAGACTCACTTGGTTTTCAATTTCCATGCCTTGTTGAGGCAAGGTAAGTGCTTTTTGATTTGATGATAAATCTGAGTCCAAAGATGGGGTAGGACTCCAATCTCCTTCACTTTCTTGATGATCCCTTAAGATGGGATCAAAATCATCACAATCCATAGACAAACCATAGACGTCCATCAATGTTGGGAGTTGAAGGGTGTCTTTTTCAATTTGGTAGTGTAAAAAATGATCATATTCATTTGTGAACATGATTGAAGGTAAAGTGTTTATGGAAGTTTCCGAGGAAGTGTTCTCTGGAGTGTTGAACAAGGAATTGAATACTGAAACACCCACATGGGCATCAACTTCAAAGCCATAGTGCTCAAATTGATGACCAATAGTTGAGCTATTGACTTCGTAGATTGAAGACCATGATGAGGATTCGAGAATTTCAGGGTGCATCATTTTTATCCAATGGCTTATGCACACTGCAGAGGAGACTCTTGTTTTGGAATTTGGATGAGTTTTTCTGAGAGGTCATGGTTGAATATTTATAGGACGAAAATCATTGAGAAGAATATGACGACAAAAGTCAATATTCCAGGTGACTagggaaagaagaaaagaataagacaaGAAATTAACCATGGTTAAATAGATAGACAGGAGGAACAATTTTTGAGGGGATATAATACTACTTAGCAGGACTGTTGAAATTTGGATGGATAATTTAAGGTgtaattaatttctatttagaaaaaatagtttttaaaataattagatatcttttgtttataatatattgCTGGTGGAAGGTGGTGTAGGAAAGATATTAGATTGTGAAATTGTAGCAGGGATTCAACAAGTGATAATAGAATAAGATCAAAAAACAGTTctcatattttttcaaaacactTGTTTAAGTttgtaaatagttttaaaattttaatagattttaaatGAGAAACTAGTTGTTTAGatgtgtgaaattattttagaaaactatttttaaaaccaaaaacacaTACAGAGAATCAAACACCAATGTAAATTAAATGTCGTAACTAGTTGTCAATTTTCGGGTTAAAATAGTTGGCTTAGAATTGTGTTTGAACTTTAGTAGAGTTTTTGAAGGGAACGTATGATTTTCACCTAAATGTTTTATAGTTTGCCACGAACGTCTCTTTTGtatgacaaataaaaaagaaatattggtCATCGTTATCTTATCATGAATGAAAAACAACCAATCACTTTTAACCATttggttttttagttttttatttctaagTTGCCAGCAATATTCATCTTCCTCTTTTTGGCAGCTTTTATGGAATGTGTCCCTTGTTACCAAATACAATATTACCCCGTGCATATTATAATCAGAAATTGATTAGTTAATTAATACTTCATGTATTTCCCATACAATTACTTTTTGCTTCATAAGAAATTATGTGCATATGTATAAGGGAATGTATTCCGTGTTATGTTCTCCTTGTAATTACCATGAAGCTTCTCTGAATTGAATGGTGAGGTTCAGAAAGCGTCTACATGGTAATAAGTAGTCCATGATCTTTTTTCGAATGTTTTACTGACTAGATTCAAACTCAGTCTTTATTGATTATCGTACCACAATTATCATGCAGACCAAGAATATCCGTTAAGTCCTTGAATCAGAAGAAATTACACTATTTATAACAGATgtaaaagataatattttatatcagtTGTTAGTATATCATTGATATAAATTGTCATTGTCCTCTTACATCGATTATTAATTAACTGATGTAAAAGGATGTAATAAAAAGTGttaagcatttgaaaaatatttggatcccaaaaaatcatttgaaagaaaaattaaagtggTCATTCCAATATTAATTctctaattaagaaaatagaaagaaacaaACTAGTAAATTGTGTGagtgttataaatttttaatatcgtgttcaattcttataaataaaaaaatacaaatatttttaagttttgttgTGTATTATTTTTACGGGTAATAATTCTGgttttgttatcttttgtctttaagacatttaataatattcacacatttttattgtcatttaagaaaaagtatttattttatttattaattttttaacaatgcCATTAAGATAGTAATGAACAAaagcatttttaattttattgtattgggtttatggttatttggaattATCTTATAACATCTTTGTCATTTTCCAATTTCCAATTAATAGGCAAGACCGAACATTCTTCGACAGAAACTCTTGATTTTAGATTAGTTTCGTTTCAATATAATTAAAGTGCCGTTATCTCTGTCTTTGGAGCTTCTCTTTTGTACTATCGCAAATCCCTTTCGGACagacaaaatattgattaatgcAGCAACGTCACAGATTAGAACCATAACGAGGAAACAGACTTATCCATAATTATATCATAGAAAAgtgattttgtttttagaaGGTGGCGTAGAAAAGTGTTGAtccatagaaaaaaaaaatgtattaaattcttttaattgcACAATTTTTGCTAACCTATTCTTTCGCACAATTTTTACGgtgaaacttatttttattcttttttttttcaaacatctaatttatctatctatctacTATCTATTATCCACTATCCACTAGCCAGCTACATGAGCTAGCTCTAGTAGTAAATCATAAATCTTTTGACATAATTAATATGGTATATTAGTGTTTGGAATTTATTAACAACCAAAGAGAGGTATTTTATTTTCAggaactaatatatatatatatattataaattaccctcaaaggttttactgttttttttttccaacattaTTTCTATTCTTATTGTAATTGATAAGATTTGTCTGGTGTGGAGATTCTTGTAGAAAAACTtactactaaaaaaagtatCTTATAACtatgcattttttaaaacgGTTCTGAAAAAACCATCTTAATATATAAAGCgggatatttttgtaaataataaaatgcgtAGACGGTCTTATCAAAACCGTgttaaaaaatgaatgtttaAAGGCGATTTTCTTAAAATCGTCTTTGAAATTAGTATCTTTCTAGTCGAATGAGCCTTATCGTCTCGTTGTCACACTCAGTCTTCATGATTCAAAGACTGTTCGCATTCACTCTTCTCCTTCCACCGGACTTTCTTCTTCACCACCTCACTTTCTGTCTTCCTCCTCTAGGTTACACTCCATCTGAGCCTCTTCCCAAAACAACCTTGCGTTTCACACCCCCTCTACTCCAAACCCTACCCTTGTTCATCGCCGCCATTGCCTTCTTCTTCATTCGCTTCCACCACAC is a genomic window containing:
- the LOC100791800 gene encoding protein NODULATION SIGNALING PATHWAY 2, with translation MMHPEILESSSWSSIYEVNSSTIGHQFEHYGFEVDAHVGVSVFNSLFNTPENTSSETSINTLPSIMFTNEYDHFLHYQIEKDTLQLPTLMDVYGLSMDCDDFDPILRDHQESEGDWSPTPSLDSDLSSNQKALTLPQQGMEIENQVSLPHMLEALGEAIYQGKKALKEVILRCMRQKVSPLYEPLERVAFYLCQDMETRQDDFYLKQEASKNFEAAFKAFYQGLPHGKVAHFVANLAILEALPHDSEVIHIVDFDMGEGSQWPPLIESIATLRKTLKLTAIKRGEEGSEVVSSPWKFEEIKRVLHEHARSRDLKLMVEEKEMEEVVSELKKINKSVGSGKRDFYAFNCMVGLPHMGRGSSRRHATEFLNLIKSCGSRGIVTFGDARVCEKLENDLEFVSFFERHLLHYKALLESIESHFPNHFTDARSAMECLFVAPNISSLAWLQKWEEIKEESESYFQADIGLEGLRLSNAILMEVGEMLSGSEQGSYQARIEGQNDNQLTLEWKGTPLVRVSTWRKIKGQ